The Nitrosococcus watsonii C-113 genome includes the window ATAGCCAAATTGGAGGGACTACTACTTGTTCGACTGGCATAACCTCCTGTATCATCAAACGCTGTGCATCTATGCTATGTATGCCGGAGACCGCCCGTCAAACTCCTAGATTATCAGGATTTACAATTATGAAAGAAGTTAAGAAAAAGAGGATCCTGCCATCGTGTAATCTTCTAATTACCGATGCATTTGCATTATTGGTCGGGGCGAGAGGATTTGAACCTCCGACCACTTGAACCCCATTCAAGTGCGCTACCAGGCTGCGCTACGCCCCGTTATGTGCGTATGATAACTTAAAACCTTCCATAACTGAAGAAGCCTTAAGTTTTAAGCAAACTCATAATCTCTTCGAGCTCTAAGCGGAGCTGACGTATAATTTGCCTACTTTGGGTACTATCCTCCCTGGCTTCAGCACCGGAAAGCTTTTGCCGGGCACCCCCTATAGTGAATCCTTGCTCGTAAAGAAGATTGCGAATCTGGCGAATCATAATGACATCTTGACGCTGATAGTAACGTCGATTGCCGCGTCGTTTCACCGGTTTAAGCTGTGGAAACTCTTGTTCCCAATAACGCAGAACATGTTGCTTTACATGACACAGCTCACTGACCTCGCCGATAGTAAAATAACGTTTTCCAGGTATCGGCGGTAATTCGTTATTATTGCTTGCCTCCAGCATAGGCTTCTACCCGCGCCTTAAGTTTTTGTCCAGGCCGAAAAGTTACCACGCGTCGCGCGGTGATAGGAATTTCCTCACCCGTCTTAGGATTGCGCCCCGGCCGTTCTCCTTTATCACGAAGCTCAAAATTACCAAAGCCGGAAAGCTTAACCGCTTCTCCCTGTTCTAGAGCGCAACGAATATCTTCAAAAAACATTTCTACAATTTCCTTGGCCTCCCGCTTGTTAAGACCAAGCTCCTGGTAAAGGATTTCAGTCATATCGGCCTTGGTTAGAGCCATAAGTCACTCCCTCATAATGGCGCCTAGTTCAGCTACTAATAGCGCCACCACTCGTTCTATAAAGATATTAACCTTATCGTCTGTCAGCGTGTAGGAAGGGTGCTGCAGAATGAATTTTAAAGCAAGGCTTTTTTTATCAGGATCAATTCCCTTCCCAGTATAAACGTCAAACAATTGTAATTCTTTAAGAATATCCGATTCACACCCCTTGAGGCAATCAAAAACTGCCTGCACGGGAATATTAGTATCCACTAAAAAGGCAATATCCCGGCGAATCGCTGGAAACTTAGATAAGGACTGAAAAACAGGCAAACTACCCCGCTCAACCGCCTCAAGCCGAAGAGAAAACAAGTAGGCGCGGCTGCTCAAGTCCAATTTACTCTCCAACAACGGATGCAAAGCGCCTAGCCACCCCACTACTTGGCCTTCCCGAAGAATTTGAGCACTCTGCCCTGGATGCAGAGCAGGGTGAGAGGCCGCCACGAACTCAAAGCAATTTCGCTGCCCCCCCAAAGCTAATATTGCCTCCACATCTCCCTTGAGATCAAAAAAATCGGCCGGCCGGCTCGCTAACCCCCATTGTTCTGGGTAGCTAGCCCCTGAAATAAGGCCAGCAACCGTTCTTTCCTGTTTAAGATCAGTTAACTGGCCATTAAATGTAAGACCATGTTCAAAAAAGCGAATTCGCTCTTGCTGGCGATATGAATTATACTGCAATGCCTGAATCAATCCTGGCCACAGGGTAGTACGCATAACTGCCATGTCCGTGGAAATCGGATTATTCAAGGCCAACGGGCTCTCATCAGGGTCCAATAATTGCTGCAGTCCTTGGTCCACAAAACTATAAGTGATCGCCTCCTGATAGTCCCGATCTACCAGCACCTGGCGAATACGATCAATAAAAACCCCCGCTTCTGTTTTCAGCACAGGCTGGATTTGTCCCACAGGCCGAGTGCTAGGAAGGCGATCATAACCATATAAGCGTCCTAATTCCTCAATAAGGTCCACCTCTAAGGCAAGATCAAAGCGAAAACTCGGCACCTTCGCTTCCCAACCCTCTTCAATTCTTTCCACTTCTAGACCAAGACGAGTCAATTGTTCAGTAATACGGCTCTCAGCAATCTCAACTCCGAGAACCCGGTGAATGCGGGCCTTCCGCAAAATTATCGTTGCCTGAGGAGGAAGCTGGGATGAATCCACCACCTCGATGACTGGTCCCGCCTGCCCCCCTGCAATCTCTAGCAGTAAAGCCGTCGCCCGTTCCATGGCCCGCCGCGGTAATTCGGAATCAACCCCACGCTCGAAACGGTGGGAAGAATCCGTATGCAAACCATAAAAGCGGGCGCGACCTGCAATAACACTCGGGTTGAAAAAAGCGCTCTCCAAAAATAGATGCCGGGTCTGGTTATTAATTCCCGATTCCTCTCCCCCCATAATCCCTGCCAAGGCAAGTGCTCGCTGCTGATCCGCAATGACTAACGTTTCTTCATCTAACCGTAAAGGGGTGCCATCCAGCAAAGTAAGCGCCTCGTCAGCTTGCCCATAACGCACTTGAATGCCACCTTTCAGCCGTTCTAGGTCAAAAGCATGCATTGGCTGCCCCAACTCCAACATGACATAATTAGTCACATCGACCACCAGCCCTAAACTCCGAAGACCACTACGCCGAAGCCGCTCACGGAGCCACCAAGGCGTCTGTGTTTGGGGATTAACACCCCGTAAAACCCGGCCTAAATAGCGGGGACAAGCCGCTGGCGCCGCTACAGTCACTGGGAAGATATCTTCGATTTGGGCTGTCACAGGCTCGATGGCGGGTTCCGTTACGGGAGACTGGGTGAGTACGCCCACTTCCCGGGCAATTCCGGCAACGCTTAGACAATCACTGCGGTTGGGGGTCAAGTCAATCTCAATACTGATATCATCGAGTTGCAAGAACTCATGGAGATCGGTGCCAGGAGAGGCTCCTTCAGGTAACTCCAATAATCCTGCTGATTGCTCAGCAAGGCCCAATTCCGCCGCGGAGCAAAGCATTCCAAAAGATTTTACCCCCTGCAATGTCACCGGCTCAATCCTTATGCCAGCCGGTAATTGGGCGCCAACAATGGCAAGCGGCGCCCATAGCCCGACTCGAGCATTAGGCGCGCCGCATACTACCGTCAAAAGGGAATCACTGCCGATATCTACTTGGCAAATCTGTAGACAATGGGCGCTGGGATGAGGCTTCACAGCTACTATTTTAGCAGCCTTAACACCTTTAAAAGTAGCTGCTACTGGCTCAGTACTCTCTACTTCTAACCCGGCCAGGGTGAGCCGTTCAACCAGATTTTCTCTACTGATATCTGGATCAACCCATGTTCGTAACCAGGCTTCACTGAATTTCATGGTTCACTGGCAATCATTTAACTTTTAATTAAATTGGCGTAAGAAGCGTAAATCATTTTCAAAAAATAAACGTAAATCATCCACTCCATAACGAAGCATCGCCAGTCGCTCAACTCCTAGACCAAAAGCAAACCCCAGGTATCGCTCGCTATCAATGTCCGCGTGCTCAAAAACTTTAGGATGGACCATACCGCAACCCAACACCTCCAGCCAGCCAGTATGGCCGCACACCCGACAACCCTTGCCGCCGCAGTTAACACATTGGATATCCATCTCCGCCGATGGCTCCGTAAAAGGGAAATAGGAGGGACGAAAACGAACTTCTAAATCTTCGCGTTCAAAATAGGCCCGCAGAAAATCCGCAAGAGTGCCTTTAAGATCGGTAAAACTCACCTGCTCATCTACCAGCAGCCCTTCCACCTGGTGGAACATAGGCGTATGAGTCAAATCGGAATCACAACGATAAACTCGCCCAGGAGCAATAATTCGCAGCGGCGGCCCCCGGTGCTCCATCACCCGAATTTGTACCGGCGAGGTATGGGTTCGTAAAAGGGTATGAGCATCAAAATAAAAAGTATCATGCATCGCTCTAGCAGGATGGGAAGACGGGATATTAAGTGCCTCAAAGTTATGATAATCGTCTTCTACTTCCGGTCCCTCATGTATCTCGAACCCTGCATAACGGAAAAATGCTTCAATACGCATCAAGGTGCGGGTCACCGGATGTAATCCACCCACATCCAGGCCCCGGCCTGGCAAAGTCACATCAATCGTCTCTGAAGCAAGGCGCACCTCCAGTGCCGCTTGCTCCAGGTCCTTGCGCCGGGCCTCGATTTCGTTCTGCACCGCTTGTTTAGCCTCATTGACCGCCTTACCAAAAATAGGGCGTTCCTCAGCGCTAACCTGTCCTAACGCTTTAAAATGGTTTGTAAGCTCCCCTTTCTTACCTAAATAACGAACCCGCAATTCATCCAAGGTTGGCAAATCAGGGGCGGCTGACACCGCCCGACGAGCCTTTGCGACTATCTCTGCTAATGCTTCTTGCATGGGTTCTTTAAATTCTCACAATACAAGGGTTAAACCATCGTCAACCAATAAAGGGGGAGGCAAATAGCCTCCCCCTTTAAATCTAACCCTATAAGCCAGTTACCTATCTCACCAGAGAGACTAATTCGCTAGCGCAGCTTTAGCTTGCTCGGCAATGGTGGTAAAGGCTGCCTTATCTCTAACAGCAAGATCGGCAAGCACCTTACGATCAATCTCAATCGCAGCCTGTTTCAATCCACTGATAAGGCGACTATAGGAAAGACCACACTCGCGGGCAGCCGCATTAATACGCACAATCCAAAGAGCGCGAAACTGCCGTTTGCGTTGACGCCGGTCACGGTAGGCATACTGGCTAGCACGCGTGACCGCCTGGTTCGCAACCCGGTAGACGTTTTTGCGTCGGCCGCGATAACCCTTAGCCTGAGCAATCACCTTCTTATGCCGGGCGTGAGCCGTTACTCCTCGTTTTACTCTAGGCATAACCCATCTCCTTTAAGCGTAGGGCAACATACGATCTAGCCGAGGACCATCCGCTGCACTCACTACTGCTAAAGGACGCAGTTTACGCTTACGTTTGCTGCTCTTTTTAGTAAGAATGTGATTATGGTGGCTCTGGGCGTGTTTGAATTTCCCGCTAGCCGTGCGCTTAAAACGCTTGGCGGCACCGCGGTTGGTTTTCAGCTTAGGCATGCTTAAATTACTCCGCATTTAATTAAAAGAAAAGACGTCTACCTCTAGCGTAGACGCCCTCGTTACTTTTTAGGGGCCAAAACCATGACCATTTGCCGACCCTCCCGTTTTGGATGCTGCTCAACGACTCCATATTCCTCTAAATCGTTACGGACCCGTTCCAGCAATTTAAGTCCCAATTCTTGATGGGCCAGCTCTCGCCCGCGAAAACGCAGACTCACCTTGGTTTTATCCCCTTCTGTCAGGAAACGTACCAGGCTGCGCAGTTTGACCTGATAATCCCCTTCTTCAGTCCCTGGCCGGAACTTAACTTCTTTGATCTGTATCTGTTTTTGTTTCTTTTTAGCAGCCTGACGTTTTTTATTCTCCTCAAACAGATACTTGCCATAGTCCATAATTCGACACACGGGGGGGTCGGCCTGTGGAGCAATCTCCACTAAATCCTCACCTGCTTCATCGGCTACATGCAACGCTTCCTCAATGGAAACAACTCCAATTTGCTCGCCATCAACACCAATCAAGCGAACTTCCGGAGAAGTAATTTCTTCATTCAGGCGCGTGCTCTTTTTTACAGCGATATTCTAATCCTCCTCAGAAATGTTACGACCAAGACGAGCAACGTCAACGCTAAGATGCTCCATAAAGGCATCGAGACTCATCACCCCCAGATCCTGACTGTATCGAGTACGCACGGCCACGGTCTGGTTTGCCACCTCCCGGTCTCCAATCACTAACAGATAAGGAATCCGGCGCAAAGTATGCTCGCGGATTTTAAAACCGATTTTCTCATTTCTCAAGTCTAAAAGAGAACGAAAACCTTTATTTTTCATCGTTTCTTCCACTTGACGGGCATATCCCTCCTGGCGGTCAGTAATGCTCATCACAACGACCTGTATAGGCGCAAGCCAAGGCGGAAATTTACCCTCGTAGTGCTCGATCAGTACCCCAAAAAAACGTTCTAAGGAACCTAATACCGCTCGATGGATCATAATAGGCCGATGGCGGGCACCATCCTCGGCCACATATTCCATTGCAAAACGCTCCGGTAGATTAAAATCTAGCTGGACCGTAGAGCATTGCCATTTACGACCAATGGCATCCTCGATTTTAATATCGATCTTGGGACCATAGAAAGCACCACCGCCTTCGTCCACGGCATAATCCAAACCTTTCTTATCCAACGCTGAACGCAACGCTTGGGTGGCCTGGTCCCAAATTGCTTCCGGCCCTACTGATTTTTCTGGCCGCGTGGAAAGATCAATTTCATAACGGTCAAAACCAAACGCCGCTAACATTTCTAAAGTCAAATCAAGGATACCCAGAATTTCATTCTCAATCTGCTCCTCGCGACAGAAAATATGCGCATCGTCCTGAGTAAACCCCCGCACCCGCATCAACCCATGCAGGGCGCCAGACATTTCATGGCGGTAGACGGTACCCAGTTCCGCCCAGCGGATGGGCAATTCCCGGTAGGAGCGTAGCCGGCCTTGGTACACCAGCACATGAAAAGGGCAATTCATGGGCTTAAGCTGGTAAAGCTGGTGGTCGTCCTCCATGGGTTGATACATGGACTCCCGATAAAAATCCGTATGCCCGGAAGTCTGCCACAGCTCCTCATGAGCGATATGGGGCGTATAGAGCGTTTCATAGCTTGCCGCCGTATGACGCTCTTGCCAAAAGTCCTCTATCACCCGCCGGATACGCGCGCCCATAGGATGCCAAAAGACTAAGCCGCCACCCGCCTCTTCCTGAATGGAAAATAGATCCAAATCAGAGCCAATCCGGCGATGATCTCGTTTTTCCGCTTCCTCAAGACGATGAAGGTAAGCCTCAAGAGCTTTTTTGTCAGGCCAGGCAGTGCCATAAATACGCTGCAGCATCTCGTTATTGGCATCGCCCCGCCAATAAGCGCCGGCCACCTTGGTCAGCTTAAAGGCTTTGAGCTTTGCGGTCGAAGGCACATGAGGCCCGCGGCAAAGATCCACAAAATCACCTTGCCGGTAAAGAGAAATTTCCTCCTCCGAGGGAATCGAGGCAATAATCTCAGCCTTGTATTCTTCCCCCATCCGGCGGAACAAAGAGATGGCCTCCTCACGGGATTTCAATTCTCGATGAACCGCAATATCTTGCTCCACCAATTCCCGCATTTTGGCTTCAATGGCCTCAAGATCTTCTGGGGTAAACCCCTCAGGATAGGCAAAATCATAATAGAAGCCATCCTCAATCACCGGCCCAATGGTTACTTGGGCTTCCGGGTAAAGCGCTTTGACCGCCTGGGCTAGCAAGTGCGCGCAAGAATGGCGGATAATCTCCAAGCCATCAGTATCCCGCTCAGTAATAATGGTAAGTTTCGTATCCCTCTCAAGGGGATAAGCGCTATCTACTAAGCGGCCATCGATTTTGCCCCCAAGGGCCGCCTTCGCTAGGCCCGGGCCAATATCAGCTGCTACGTCATAAACGGTAACAGGATGGTCAAAACCGCGCTGGCTACCATCCGGAAGGGTAATAACAGGCATGTGATAAAATCCTGTTCATGGCCCATACAAGAGGCCGGTTGAACAAAAAGACACCACCGTCGCAGTGCCTTGCAAGCGTAATGGTAGGCGCGATTGGACTCGAACCAACGACCCCCACCATGTCAAGGTGGTGCTCTAACCAGCTGAGCTACGCGCCTGTAAAAACAGAAGATTAATTTACCATGTCATACTCGGTTTCGCAACGGGCGGCGTTTATCTTCCCCTATCAAATTGCCCCCGCTTGAGAATTCCCCCCGCCTCGGAGCAGAGATGGAATCGCCTCCGTTAAAGACCCAGCCCTTAATCTTTTTGATTTCATCGCGCAACCGGGCGGCTTGTTCAAACTCTAAATTCTGAGCATGCTTGTGCATCTGCCGCTCTAGTTGTTGTAGACGTTTAGCCAATTGCTGGGGCGGCAAGCGTGTATATTCGGCGGCTTTCTCCTCCACCTGGTCAGGGGAGTGGCGGCCTCCTTTACCAGGGCTTGGCGTATAAACACCATCAATGATTTCCCGCACCGCTTTTTGTATCCCACGAGGAATAATACGATGGGTTTCATTAAAGGCAAGCTGTTTTTTCCGCCGTCTTTCTGTCTCGGCAATGGCCCGGCCCATAGAGCCTGTGACCGTATCCCCATAAAGAATGGCTCTTCCATGTAAATTGCGCGCAGCCCGTCCTATAGTCTGAATGAGCGACCGCTCCGAGCGGAGAAAACCTTCCTTGTCCGCATCCAGGATGGCCACCAAAGACACTTCTGGAATATCTAATCCTTCCCGCAGCAAGTTGATTCCCACCAACACATCAAACTTACCTAAACGCAGATCACGGATAATTTCTACCCGTTCTACCGTATCAATGTCCGAATGGAGGTAGCGCACACGAACCTCATGCTGTTCCAGATACTGAGTCAGATCCTCTGCCATACGCTTGGTAAGGACCGTTACCAATACCCGCTCATTTGCCGCCGCTCGCTGGCGGATTTCCGAAAGCAGATCATCCACCTGACTACCAGCGGGCCTTACCTCTACCGCCGGATCAACCAGACCCGTAGGACGTACTACTTGCTCAATCACGGCCCCCGAACGCTGCTGTTCATAGGGTCCAGGCGTAGCTGAAACAAAAATAATCTGGGGTGCTAACTGTTCCCATTCCTCAAATTTTAAAGGCCGGTTATCCAAGGCTGAAGGTAAGCGGAAACCGTACTCAACCAAGGTCTCTTTACGGGCTCGATCACCCCGGTACATAGCGCCCAATTGGGGCACTGTCACATGGCTTTCATCAATAACCAGCAAAGCATTCTTGGGGAGATAATCAAACAGGGTTGGCGGCGCTTCCCCAGGCTGCCTCCGAGATAGGAAACGGGAATAATTTTCAATCCCCGCACAGTAACCTAGCTCTAATATCATCTCGATATCAAAGCAGGTCCGTTGCTCCAGGCGCTGGGCTTCAACTAATTTATTAACGCCATAAAGCTGTTCCAATCGCTCAGCAAGCTCAATCTTAATTTCATCAACTGCTTGCAGCAGGACTTCCCGGGGAGTCACATAGTGGGTCTTTGGATAAACAGTCAAGCGGGAAACCTGGTGCAGTACTTCACCTGTTAAGGGATCAAAATAAGAGAGACTTTCTATCTCATCGTCAAAAAGCTCTACCCGGATAGCCTCTTGCTCCGATTCGGCAGGGTAGATATCAATAATTTCTCCCCGTACCCGGTAAGTGCCCCGGCGCAGTTCCGTATCATTGCGCTGATACTGCAACTCCGCCAAGCGGCGCAATATTCCCCGATGGTCTACCGTATCACCCACCATAAGGTGCAGTACCATATTCAGATAACTATCCTTATCGCCAAGACCGTAGATAGCGGAGACGCTTGCCACCACAATGGCATCGGGCCGTTCCAGAAATGCTTTAGTTGCGGAAAGCCGCATTTGCTCTATATGATCGTTAACCGAAGCGTCTTTCCCAATATAAGTATCAGAAGCTGGCACATAGGCCTCTGGTTGGTAATAATCATAGTAAGAAACGAAGTAACCCACTGCATTGTGAGGGAAAAATTCCCGCATCTCGCTATAGAGTTGGGCCGCTAGAGTCTTATTAGGCGCTAACACAATAGTCGGTCGCTGAACCTGCTGAATCATATTGGCTATGGTGAAGGTTTTACCTGATCCGGTCACCCCCAGCAGAGTCTGATACATTTCCCCAGCCGCTAGACCTTCCGTCAGCCGCGCTATCGCCTTCGGCTGGTCGCCTGCCGGCTGATAGTCGCTTACCAGTTGAAATACGCCCTTCACTGCTCTATTAAAGCCTTTCTGAAAAAATACAAATTCGCTATATTAAGATTTCAAGGTTATCGTAACATTTTCTTAAAATCAGGACGGCCCCAATTGGACATTACTCTTTCTAACCGCGTTCAAAAAATTAAGCCCTCTCCTACCCTTGCCATCACTGCCCGCGCCAAAGCCCTCCGGGCCGAAGGAAAAGATATTATCGGTCTGGGAGCCGGCGAGCCCGATTTCGATACGCCAGAGCACATCAAGGAAGCGGCTATTCAAGCCATTCGAGATGGCTTTACCAAATATACTGCCGTTGACGGCATTCCCAGCCTGAAAGAGGCCATTATCGCCAAGTTCTCCCGAGAAAATGGCTTCCAGTACGAACTTAATCAGATTCTAGTCTCTGTGGGCGGCAAGCAGAGTTTCTATAATTTAGCCCAGGCTCTGCTGAATCCAGGGGATGAAGTTATCATTCCAGCGCCCTACTGGGTCTCTTATCCCGATATGGTCCTCCTGGCAGGAGGCATACCCGTTGTTATCGCCGCGCCCCAGGAGCAAGCGTTCAAAATTACCCCCGAGCAACTAGAAGCCGCCATCACCCCTCTTACCCGGCTACTGGTTATCAACAGCCCCTCCAATCCAACGGGTACCGCTTATAGAAACGATGAACTCGCCGCCCTAGGAGAGGTCCTCCGCCGCCACCCCCAAATACTTATCGCTACCGACGACATGTATGAGCATATTTATTGGGGTGAAACACCTTTTTGCAATATTCTAAATGCCTGCCCCGATCTTTATGAGCGTACCCTGGTGCTCAACGGCGTTTCCAAAGCCTATTCCATGACCGGTTGGCGCATCGGTTATGCGGCGGGCGCGCCAACACTCATCAAAGCAATGAAAGCCATTCAATCCCAGAGCACCTCAAATCCTACCTCTATTTCTCAAGTAGCCGCGCAAGCGGCAATCGCAGGAGAGCAGGCTTGCGTTAAGGCCATGTGCCAAGAATTTAAAAACCGCCATGATTTTGTCCTCGAATACCTTAACGGTATCCCTGGAGTGCAAACCTTAGCTGGAAGCGGAACTTTTTATACCTTCCCCAATTTCCAAGCAGCTATCGCCTCACGAGAAGATATTAAAGATGACGTGGAGCTCGCGGAAAATATGCTTAATGCGGCAGGTGTTGCCGTAGTACCGGGGTCAGCCTTTGGCGCACGAGGGCATCTACGCCTTTCTTTTGCTACCAGTATGGAAAATCTGGAACAGGCCCTTGAACGTATTGCCGCCTTTCTTAGTTGAGTCGTCGCCTAACTAGCTCTTCGCGTCCTTCCCTGGACTTGTCGAGCTAGTTGGTTGGCTCAACCAGCCTGAGCCCTTCGGGGCTACGTTAGCAGTTGAAGCGAAAGCGACTCACCCTGGGGTGCATCTCCCAGCCCCAGGCTCTGAGGTCAAAGGCAATGAACTTTGGTGCGACACACGAGCGAATGCCGAGACTGAACGACCCTTCAAACATGGGCGAGGGAACCTTAACTTTTAGGAGTCACGAAAGTGAATAGTGTATTTGTTTTAGACGCTAATAAAACCCCGCTCATGCCGTGCCGTCCCTCTCGGGCCAGGCGGCTACTACGGGATAGGAAGGCAGCGGTCTATCGGATGCAGCCTTTTACCCTCATGTTGAAATACCGGGTTGAAGCCAGCCCACAGCCCATTGAATTTAAGGTGGACCCCGGCAGCAAAACCACGGGGCTCGCCTTGGTGGGTAAGTTCCAGGCGCAAGGCCGGGTGGTGCTGTGGGCAGGTAATCTAACGCACCGAGGGCAGGCTATCCGCGACAGGCTAGAGAGACGACGCGCTTTACGCCGTGGAAGACGCTACCGAAATACCCGCTACCGTGCGCCCCGGTTCTTGAACAGAACCAAGCCCAAAGGCTGGCTGCCACCTTCGCTACGCTCACGGGTTGAGAATGTCTCGACGTGGCTGAACCGTTTACTGGATAGAGCGCCCATCAGCGAATGCCATATTGAGACCGTGCGCTTTGATATACAGAAAATCCAAAACCCTGAGATTAGCGGCGTTGAATACCAACAAGGGGAATTGCTGGGATATGAAGTGCGTGAATATCTGCTGGAGAAGTGGGGTAGGAAATGCGCTTATTGCAACAAGCAAGATATCCCGCTGGAAGTGGAGCACATTACCCCGAGGTGCCGCGGCGGCAGCCATCGGGTTTCTAATTTAACCCTCGCCTGTACGCCCTGCAACCAAAGAAAGAACCACCAAACGGCGGCTGAGTTTGGTTACCCCAAGATACAAGCCAAGGCCAAGCTACCCCTGAGAGACGCCGCCGTCAATGCGACGCGTTACGCTATAGGTCGCGCTATTCAATCGCTAAGCTTACCCACCTCCTTCTGGAGCGGAGGCAGAACCAAGAAAAACCGCCTTTCCCAAGGTTACCCCAAAGACCACTGGATAGATGCCGTGTGCGTGGGTGAGAACGGCGCGAAGGTCACTATCACCGAGGACGTTCGGGCGCTGCACATCAAAGCCATGGGGCGCGGTGCCCGGCAAGTGGTGAGGACGGATAAACACGGCTTCCCCCGTGGCAAGGCCGGGCGGTGTAAACGGGTGAAGGGTTTTCAGACGGGTGACTTAGCAAAACTCATTCAGCCCAAAGGGAAGTATGCGGGTATCCATATAGGAATGCTCGCAGGTATCCGGGCCAGAGGAACTTTCGATATCAAGGCCAAGGCCGGTAAGATTTCGGCCAACTGGAAGAATTTCCAACTCATTCAAAGAGGAGATGG containing:
- the uvrB gene encoding excinuclease ABC subunit UvrB; translation: MKGVFQLVSDYQPAGDQPKAIARLTEGLAAGEMYQTLLGVTGSGKTFTIANMIQQVQRPTIVLAPNKTLAAQLYSEMREFFPHNAVGYFVSYYDYYQPEAYVPASDTYIGKDASVNDHIEQMRLSATKAFLERPDAIVVASVSAIYGLGDKDSYLNMVLHLMVGDTVDHRGILRRLAELQYQRNDTELRRGTYRVRGEIIDIYPAESEQEAIRVELFDDEIESLSYFDPLTGEVLHQVSRLTVYPKTHYVTPREVLLQAVDEIKIELAERLEQLYGVNKLVEAQRLEQRTCFDIEMILELGYCAGIENYSRFLSRRQPGEAPPTLFDYLPKNALLVIDESHVTVPQLGAMYRGDRARKETLVEYGFRLPSALDNRPLKFEEWEQLAPQIIFVSATPGPYEQQRSGAVIEQVVRPTGLVDPAVEVRPAGSQVDDLLSEIRQRAAANERVLVTVLTKRMAEDLTQYLEQHEVRVRYLHSDIDTVERVEIIRDLRLGKFDVLVGINLLREGLDIPEVSLVAILDADKEGFLRSERSLIQTIGRAARNLHGRAILYGDTVTGSMGRAIAETERRRKKQLAFNETHRIIPRGIQKAVREIIDGVYTPSPGKGGRHSPDQVEEKAAEYTRLPPQQLAKRLQQLERQMHKHAQNLEFEQAARLRDEIKKIKGWVFNGGDSISAPRRGEFSSGGNLIGEDKRRPLRNRV
- the iscB gene encoding RNA-guided endonuclease IscB, with translation MNSVFVLDANKTPLMPCRPSRARRLLRDRKAAVYRMQPFTLMLKYRVEASPQPIEFKVDPGSKTTGLALVGKFQAQGRVVLWAGNLTHRGQAIRDRLERRRALRRGRRYRNTRYRAPRFLNRTKPKGWLPPSLRSRVENVSTWLNRLLDRAPISECHIETVRFDIQKIQNPEISGVEYQQGELLGYEVREYLLEKWGRKCAYCNKQDIPLEVEHITPRCRGGSHRVSNLTLACTPCNQRKNHQTAAEFGYPKIQAKAKLPLRDAAVNATRYAIGRAIQSLSLPTSFWSGGRTKKNRLSQGYPKDHWIDAVCVGENGAKVTITEDVRALHIKAMGRGARQVVRTDKHGFPRGKAGRCKRVKGFQTGDLAKLIQPKGKYAGIHIGMLAGIRARGTFDIKAKAGKISANWKNFQLIQRGDGYDYGLLTV
- a CDS encoding pyridoxal phosphate-dependent aminotransferase, translated to MDITLSNRVQKIKPSPTLAITARAKALRAEGKDIIGLGAGEPDFDTPEHIKEAAIQAIRDGFTKYTAVDGIPSLKEAIIAKFSRENGFQYELNQILVSVGGKQSFYNLAQALLNPGDEVIIPAPYWVSYPDMVLLAGGIPVVIAAPQEQAFKITPEQLEAAITPLTRLLVINSPSNPTGTAYRNDELAALGEVLRRHPQILIATDDMYEHIYWGETPFCNILNACPDLYERTLVLNGVSKAYSMTGWRIGYAAGAPTLIKAMKAIQSQSTSNPTSISQVAAQAAIAGEQACVKAMCQEFKNRHDFVLEYLNGIPGVQTLAGSGTFYTFPNFQAAIASREDIKDDVELAENMLNAAGVAVVPGSAFGARGHLRLSFATSMENLEQALERIAAFLS